The Paenibacillus sp. G2S3 region TTTGATGGTTCAGGCAGCTCATTCAGACTAGCGAGACCAAAGCTCTCCAAGAATGACTTAGTTGTCCCATACAAGATTGGGCGCCCTACAGCCTCCGCACGACCGACCTCATGGATCAAATCCTTGTTATTCAGCGTATGAATTGCACGTTCGGATTTCACGCCTCGTATCTCTTCGATCTCCACCCGTGTAATCGGTTGACGATAGGCCACGATCGCCAATGTCTCTAATGCGGCCTGAGACAAGGTTGATCTGGAAGGGGAGTAGGCTAAGCGCTCAAAATAATGGGCGTGCTCAGGCAAGGTAGCTAGCCGATAATTCCCGGCGATTTGCACTACCTGCAATCCCCGTTCCTGTGTTACATAATCCTCTTTCAGTTCTTCTAAAGCTCCAGCCGCAAGCTCTGGTCGCTGCTCCGTAATCTCGGCGACTTGCCGTACGGAGATCCCTTCATCACCTGATAGAAACAACAGGCCCTCAATAATCGATTTCAGCGTTTTGTAATCCATTGAAGTGTTCTCCTCCTCTCCACTCCATTACGATGTCCTCAAACAATTTCTCTTGATAGCAAAAAATCGCCTTCATTTTCATTAGTTCCAGAATCGCAAGAAAAGTAACTACGATTTCGTGTCGCGCCATTTCATCGTGAAGCAGTGCTGAGAAGTGGAGCCTTCCTCCCTTTCCCCTGCGCTGCAGCGCATCCGATACATCACGTATACGATCTTTTACCGATATTTCGTCCCGGGTGATCCGCTGGTAAGAAGACCTTCTTGCCGCCTTACTTAGCGCTTTTCGGAAAGCAGCTATAAGGTCGGAAGTATGTAGTCCTTTTAGCGTTTGGTCAATCTCTTCAGGCACGAATGGACCCAGATCCTCTGGTTCCTTCGTAAAAATCAAGCTCCGCTCGCTCTCCATATCCATTAAATGAACAGCAATACTCTTGAATTTACGATACTCAATCAGTCGCTGAACAAGTTCAGCTCGTGGATCAAATTCATCTTCTTCGTAATATTCAAAATCATCGATCTCAATGACCGGTGGTTTGGGCAGCAATAGCTTGCTCTTTATAGATAATAGGGTTGCGGCCATCACGAGAAATTCACTCGTAATATCCAGTTCAAGCTCCTGCATACTTCGCAGGTATTCCATATACTGTTCGGTGATCTCGGCGACCGGAATGTCCTGGATGTCGATTTCCGCCTTATCGATTAAATGCAAAAGCAGATCCAGCGGACCTTCAAACGTTTCCAGCTTGTACAATACAGTCACGAAGCATCCTCCCGCCTAAAAAAGTAAAGTGCAGCGCCCTAATGGACGCTACACAAGTAGAAAGGGCTCTATAATCCATGCTTTCTTCTTATACTATAAATAAGCACGAATTCGACTGATTCGTCAATAGCTGTCTTACTTAAACAGTTTGTTAAGATTCGCCATTTCAATCGCAGCAGTTGCAGCATCCCAGCCTTTATTCCCTGCTTTGGTTCCTGAACGTTCAATGGCTTGTTCAATATTCTCAGTAGTAACTACCCCAAAAATCGTCGGTACACCGGTTTTAAGATTGATCGCAGCTACCCCTTTAGCGACTTCATTACATACATAATCATAGTGCGTTGTAGACCCACGGATAACAGTTCCTAAAGTGATTACAGCATCGTATTTACCGCTTTCCGCCATTTTTTGAGCGATCAACGGAATTTCAAACACGCCTGGAACCCAAGCAACATCCACTTCATCATCACCAACACCATGGCGTTTAAATGCATCAAGCGCACCGGATAAAAGCTTACTAGTAATAAATTCATTAAAACGTCCTACTACAACCCCGTATTTTAACCCCTCGGAAACTAAATGTCCTTCTAAATATTTCGGCATATCATTCATCTACCCTTCGTTTTTTATTGTGTGTGATTATACTTTCGAATCCTCATTTTGTTCAATGTCGTCAAAAGAAAGCAAATGTCCAAGCTTAGCCTGCTTTGTATGGAGATAATTGGTATTATCCTTATTTTCAGGCATTTGTATTGGTACGCGCTCAACAACTTCAAGTCCATAACCTTCCAACCCCTTGATCTTTCGAGGATTGTTCGTTAGGAGACGAATCTGACTTATACCTAGATCCTTCAGAATCTGTGCACCGATCCCGTAATCACGCAAATCTGCTGGAAAACCAAGCTTTAGATTGGCATCTACGGTATCGAGTCCTTCTTCTTGAAGCTTGTAGGCTTTAAGCTTATTGATAAGACCAATACCTCTACCTTCTTGGCGCATATAGAGCAACACGCCTCTACCAGCAGCTTCGATCTGACGCAGCGCCGCTTCAAATTGTGGGCCGCAGTCGCAGCGATGGGAGTGGAATACGTCACCGGTTAAGCATTCGGAATGTACACGTACTAACACTGGCTCATCACCGGAAATATCACCCTTCACCAATGCTACATGCTCTTTATCATCCACTTCATTCGTATAGGCAATGGTCTGAAAATCACCGAAATCGGTAGGCAGACGCACGGACACCTCGCGATTGACGAGCTGTTCCTTCTCGTTCCGATAGTGAATGAGATCTTTGATGCTGATCAACTTAAGATCATGCTTCTTAGCAATCTCAACCAGATCAGGCAACCGGGCCATCGAGCCATCTTCCTTGATGATTTCACAAATCACACTAGCGGGATATGCGCCACACATACGGGCTAAATCAACAGCAGCCTCAGTATGTCCGGAACGGCGCAGTACACCGCCTTTTTTCGCAATCAGCGGGAACATATGGCCAGGTCTACGGAAGTCAGATGGCTTGGCTTTAGGATCAATCATAGCTTTAACAGTCAAGGATCTTTCTCCTGCTGATATACCTGTAGTTGTATCTATATGGTCAACGGATACAGTAAAGGCTGTGCCATGATTATCTGTGTTGTGGCTGACCATGGCCTGTAGTTCAAGTTCTTCTGCACGCTCTGCGGTAATTGGCATGCAGACCAAGCCACGTCCCTCAGTGATCATAAAATTGATAACTTCTGGTGTAGCCCGTTCGGCAAGCGCTATAAAATCCCCTTCATTCTCACGATCCTCATCATCCACCACGATGATGACTTTGCCGCGCATTAAATCATAAATCGCTTCTTCAATCGGGTCCAAGACACTATCCTTCTTCGATTGTTCGCTCATGGTTCTGTCCTCCCAATAGCTTTACAAAGGATTGTTTCCTCTTCGTAAGCTTACTCTTTTTCAAAAAAATCCGTTCGCCGTCAAGAAATCACGACTAATCCCAGAACTGCTATCACTTTCTTCATCCTGTGCAGCTGAGCCATAATGCAGAAGATGATCAACATATTTACCAAGGACATCGCTCTCTATATTCACACTATCTCCCGCCCGCTTGTAAGTTAGCACCGTTTCCCCTAAAGTATGCGGAATAATGGATACAGTAAGCGATGATGCCGTCGTCTTTACTACCGTTAAGCTAATGCCATCGATCGTGACCGACCCTTTAGGAATGATGTATTTGAACAGTGATTTGCGATCTGGCGCAATCTCATATACCACGGCATTCTGATCACGCTTTACGCTTTTGATGACACCTGTGCCGTCAACATGTCCTTGAACAATATGACCTCCAAATCGGCCACCGGCTGCCATTGCTCGCTCCAGATTCATCCGGCTGCCAGGACGTAGCTCCTTCAGGTTACTATTTCGATAGGTCTGAGGCATGACATCCACTGTAAAATAGTTCTCGCCTAAAGTTGTCGCTGTAAGACAGACGCCATTAACCGAAACGCTATCACCAATCTTCAGATCATCCATGATGACCGAAGCGGCAATGTTCAGCACCATCATTTCTCCACCGGTGGAGACACTTCTCAGAGTGCCAACTTCTTCGACTAATCCAGTGAACATGCTTTCCCTCCTAAAGTTTTGTGTGAATAACACTTCTCCGCTATCTCTCCGAACAAAACTTGCTCTGGAAGCATACGCTTAAGTTTTGTAACCATTCGCCTTAGCGTACCGGAGTACCGCTGATACATACATTATCTCCGAGCACTTTTACTTCCAGTCCCTCCAGAGAAATCGCGTCCTTCATCAGCTCTACACCAGGAAAAACGAAAGTCCCTTTCGCTTCAGCACCACCGCCAACAATCTTTGGAGCGAAAAAGAGAATCACTCGATCAACTAGCCCACTCTCCAGCATCGCACCATTTAGCGTGCCCCCGCCTTCAAGTAAAATCGATCCGATTTCCATTTCACCGAGCGTTACCATAGCAGCCTTCAAATCCACCCGTGGTCCTGGGCCGCTAACAATAATTTGCACACCTGCCTCAAGAAGCGCTGCTCTCTTTGCAGGATCTGCGGCTTCTGTTGTCACGATGATCGTAGGCGCTAGACTGTCACTTACAACTGCTGAATCCAATGGAATACGTAGGCCAGAATCAATCACAATCCGTGTCGGATTAATACCCGGTACTTCCGTTCTTGTCGTTAGTGAGGGATTATCTGCAATCACTGTATTGACACCGACCATAATTCCCTGATGCCGATGCCGCAGTGTATGTACGATCTCCCGCGCTTCTCCATTCGAAATCCATTTACTGTCACCAGATTTGGTAGCTAGGTTGCCATCCAGCGTGCTGGCACTCTTGAGCGTAACAAAAGGCTGTTTTGTCAAAATATATTTGATAAACCGTTCATTCAACCGCAGTGCACGATCACGCAGTAACCCTACTTCTACTTCGATTCCGTGCTCACGCAGCATTTGAACCCCGCGACCCGCCACCTGAGGGTTAGGGTCCTCACAAGCGACTACCACTCTGGCTACTCCCTCGTCGATCAGCCTTTGGCTGCAGGGCGGAGTCTTGCCATAGTGACTGCACGGTTCCAGTGTTACGTAGGCAGTGCTGCCCTGTGCTTGACCGGCTGCCATATTCAAGGCATGTACCTCAGCATGACCCGTTCCGCGCTGCAAATGAGTTCCAAGCCCAATCATAGCTCCATTCTTTACAACAACGCAGCCTACAACAGGGTTAATTCCTGTCTGTCCTTGGGCCCGTTCTGCCATATCCAACGCTAGCGACATGTAAAACTCGTCATTCATGTTGTCCATCTCGTCCTCCTATCCCCTTACTGTCTATCTAATGCTTAAAAACAGAAAAACCCATCTCATTCTCCAGGCGGAGTAAAGATGGGTTATGCGAGAGTTTATCGGCAGTCCAAATAAAAGTGTGCGTAAATAACCGTCCATTGACGGCAATTGTGAAATATCGCACATAATAAATGAAAACACTGCAGTCCACCTGTCTATTACAGACAAGCGGTTAACCTCTCCTTCTTCCATCCAGACTATACTGTCGGTCCCGGAATTTCACCGGGTCCACCGTTCGCGTCAACAACGCGAGCCGGGTAGCGGACTAAGTGTGGTAGATAAACTTAATAAATAAGCACTCTACAACAACATCACCGCCGGTAGGGAATTACACCCTGCCCTGAAGGATTGATCCTTTTATTTAATTGAGGTTCAAGTTTTCCTTACTAACAAAATTATCACTTACACCATCGAAATGCAAGTGCATTTAATATATTTACTTAAAATTTGTAACTTAATTCTAAGATGTATGGTGATTACAAGAAGAAACGAGATTATCAACTTTAAAAAGAGGACAACACTTTCGTGATGAGGTCTATGGATGGTGTCCTTACATACAAACAAACCAAAAAAGCGCCCGGACTAGTATCTCCAGGCACTTTTTTTTGGTTTTCTTTTTCCAATTACAATCCACGTTCTTGTTGCTTCAACAGATCACGAATTTCAGTCAGCAATACGATATCCTCTGCTGGCGCAGGCGTCTCCACCACTTCAACCTTAACCGCTTCTTTACGTTGAAATTTGTTTGATAGCTTGATCACCATAAAGATTGAGAAGGAAATAATAAAGAAATCAACTACCGCCTGCAAAAATTGCCCATAAGGGATAATTAGTTCATTATGCATAACCATGACACTTAGAGCCCGATCCTTCAGATCTATACCACCTGTTATCAAGCCAACGATCGGCGTAATGATGTCAGCTACCAATGATGTCACAATTTTACCAAAAGCTGCTCCGATAACGACAGCAATGGCTAAATCAAGTACATTTCCTTTTAGGGCAAAGGCTTTAAACTCTTTCCACATCTTCCAATTCTCCTCCAACCTATTGAATTTGAAATTATTATAGCATAGCAGCTTCCCAAATCTTAAGACTTGTTAAGAAACTATTAAGTTTACTTTTACTTTTACCTGCCACCGTTGTTAAGAAATCTCTTGTTAAATAAGGATTATAAACTATTCATCTTTGCTAATAAATTTCATTTTCAAGTCGCATGCTATACCGACAACCTTCTCCAACAATCAATACTTTTTGGCCTCTGCTTCTCTGCTATGTGGGCGGCTTTATTATAGCTTTAAGTTTTTCAAAGAACTACACAAGCTGCTTCCCATCGCTCATCACCGGCCTTCAAATAAGGCTTTCAAACTAGAATATATTGTATACTTCTTGTAGTACGATTGCTTTACAAGCAAGAAAGGACGCTGAATCATGCACAACGCAACACTGCTCTTGGTTGATGACGAAGCTGAGATTATTAAGCTCATGCAGATCTATCTGGAGAACGAGGGATACCGCCTGTTAACTGCCCATGACGGACTGGAAGCACTTGAAATTATTAAAAAAGAAACGATAGATCTGATGGTTCTAGATATCATGATGCCTAACATGGACGGTATAGAGACTTGTATAAAAATTCGAGAAACACAAAAATTCCCGATTATTATGTTATCTGCCAAAGGTCAGGAACTAGATAAAATCACTGGACTCAGTGTAGGTGCGGATGATTATGTTACGAAGCCTTTTAGTCCGCTGGAGCTTGTTGCCCGCATTAAATCCCAGCTGCGTAGAACCCGGAATTACATGGTCGAGCTAAGTGCCAAACAGGATGAAATCATCATTGATGGCTTGGTTATTAACTCGGTTACGCATGAAGTTAGCGTGGATGATCAGGCCGTTAAACTTACTCCGAGAGAATTCGCAATTTTGGAGCTGCTCGCCCGAAACAAGGGACAAGTACTAAGTATGGAGCAAATCTATGCCAAAGTGTGGAAAGAGCAGTTTCTCGAAAGCAATAATACGCTCATGGTACACATTCGAAAAATCAGAGAAAAAATTGAAGCTAATCCGAGAAAACCACAATATTTAAAGACGGTATGGGGCGTTGGCTACAAACTGGAAAAAGGAGGTCCTTCTAGTTGAACCTTAAACGATTCGATACCCTATCCTGGAAAATAGTCGGCTTCAGCTTAACGAGTCTAGCACTTACAGCAGCAATTTTATTGGTCGGCTATTATGGGACATCCCTTTTGCTATGGCTCAATCCTTCTCGTTCCTTCTGGGGGGTTAAGCTCATCCGCTGGGTAATCAATAACATCGGGTCTACGCCTATAGTGATTCTTATTGGTCTTCCTTTGTTTATTGTTTTCATTCTAAAACTATCCAGAAATACAACAAGCAATCTTCATAATATTACGAATGGGGTCCAAGCGATAGCGGATGGCAATTTATCTTTCAAGGTACCAGTAACAGGTACGGATGAACTCGGTAAACTCGCCGAAAATATGAACCTCATGGCTGGCAAACTAAAATCCGCTTTAGAGGAAGAACGAGCAGCAGCGAAAGCCAAAAACGACCTAATCACAGGTGTATCCCATGATCTCCGAACCCCTCTAACTTCTGTACTTGGATTTCTGGAGTATGTGGAGAAGGATCGTTATAAGAACGAGGTCGAACTGCGTTATTATGTTAATATTGCCTATGAGAAATCCCTGACTCTTAAAAAGCTAATCGACGATTTATTCGAATATACACGCGTTAGCAGCAGCGGGCTCCCCCTTAATATTGAGCCTGTAGATCTCGGAAAGCTGCTTGAACAGCTTGTCGAGGAATTTGCTCCCGTATTGGAGCAAGCCGATATGACCTACCGTATTCATACGGATAAGGTCCCTTTAATTATCCATGGTGATGCGGACGAGTTAGTACGATTATATGAGAACCTATTCACCAATGCGGTTAGATACGGGAAAGAAGGTAAGATTCTAGATATCTCCGTTTATAGAAAAGACAATAGAGTGATTGCTACATGCACGAATTACGGCAACCCGATTCCAACCGCGGACCTCCCCCACTTATTCAAGCGATTTTATCGCGTAGATAAATCACGCTCTCGAGAGACCGGCGGAAGTGGCTTAGGACTCGCGATTGCCAAGAACATCACAGAGCTCCACGGTGGAACGATTTCTGCCAAAAGCTCACGTAAACAAACCGAATTTGAGACTTCCTTCCCTGCGAGCGAATAGGTTCAGAACACAAAATGAATATCAGGCCGAACACAAACAAAAGCACCCGACCTTAATCACGCCGGGTGCTTCTTTCATTTCAATTTCAAATCATACTCAATCAGTTCACTTACTTTAAGTTTCCCTTCCGTCTAAATACACGGTTTAAAGTAAAGCCTATGGCTATTAATCCAATACCTGTCATGTAAAGCGGTGCCGGGCTACTTTCTCCCGTCTTTGGAAGCTGAGGGGCACTGGAAGTGTTGTTATTCACTGTACCTTTCGGTACTTCCTCATCAACAATGTCGACCTCTCCCAAAGGAACATTTTCATCTGTAATAACTAAATCTGGAGTTCCTTCCTCTTCTGAAGTTGCCGATTCCTGACCGGTCGTATTCCCAGGGCCAGTAGGTACTGCCGGATCATTGATGATTACTCCTGGCACCAGCGAACTCGTAGGTGTAGGTGTAACCGGACCTCCTGGAGTTCCTGAAGTTGGTGTTGACGTAGGTGCTACTGTAGGCTCTGTTGACGGAGTAACAGTTGGTTCCGACGAAGCTGATGGTGTTGCTGTAGGGGCTATAGTTGGCTCTGGCGTTGCAGTAGGCGTAGGCTCAACTGCTTTTTGATTCGTAATCACTAACTGATTCGTTGACGAAGAATGAATGGATACTGGATGTTCTGTAGGATCAAGTACATAGCCACTTGGAGCTGTCGTCTCCATCAATACATAGTTGCCCAACCATAATTTGTTGAATGTGGCTGTACCAGCGGAATCTGTGGTTAAGCTATTAATAAATACGCGGTCTGAGCCGTTTAGACGATAAAGTGCAAAAGTCGCATCTCCCAGCGTTTTCAAGTTGTCCTCTGCATCCAGCTTCTTGATCATCAAGGAGCCTCTAACCCCGCTACCTGATCCTGATCCACTCGACACACCGACGATAATTTCTTTAGAAGAATCTTTGCTTATTTCGATAACATTAAAACCACTGAAACGAACAGTATTAATAACTTTGTCTCCTGTATTCGCCATAATCAGAGATTGATAATCGAGAATATAAGGTTTACTAATCTCCTTGGCGAAGCTTAAATCAAACGACTGCTTGCCGTCTACATCCGTTTTTATTTCTAGGCTGTAATCGATACCTTGGGTCAATTCAGGTCCGTTTTTTGTTACATCCCCGTTCTCAGCTAGGGTTGTAGGATACAGATGGAATGAATCCTGTAGCAAAATCTGATTAGCGCTAGGAGTATCTTTGATTAACGCATTCATCACAGTAGACTGACTACGATTGATTTGAATGCTCCAATCGATTTTCTCGCCATTCTGAACACCATTCTTTAAGAGATATTCGTCTCCATAAGGAATCTTTACGGAAGCGTTCAAATCCTTGGATACCTTTTTTGTCCCATCATAGAGATTGGCTTTATTATCAATAGCAGTGCCGATGACTTTGCCTTCAAGACTTGTATGAAATTCTATATAATATGCGGATTGAATAGCGTCTGTAAAAGAGACCTTCAACTCATTATTACCATTAACACTGTAAGTGTATTTGCTACTGTTTACCTCTACACCTTTCGTTGGGTCCCCATTCTTAGCAACATTCATGGTGTACACTTTCAGCGATTCAGGAACCAGGGTTTGACCCGATTTCAAAATATCCACGACCTCTGGCTCTGCAATCGTTTTGCTATTATAGTTGACCCCTAATGTCCAAGCTAATTCTTTAGTTGAAGCATTATAGGAACCAAATTTCAAGCCATTACTTTTCGCTTCAACTCTTGGAATAAATAGCCCTTCTGCTTCTGTGGTGCGAGGAACTTCGGACGTGTCTATCCAGTCCATCCGAACCTTGTTATTAAAATTTTCAGTATTAGACCAAATCCAATCCTTATTAAAGTCTGTTCTATAGCTGATTGTATAAGTTTCGGAAATCGCCGATTTGAAGACAACCTTGAACCCTTTATTAGACTGAACAGGAGTATTGTATACTAAAATATAATCGGCAGGCTTTAATATACTTCCATTCGAATTTCTAATTACGAGTGATTCCGGAATAAACTTCAGTCCTCCAAACGGGAACGATTCCGTAATCTCAACCTGGCCCATTGGATAGTTATCACTGTTCAATGTGACCTTCCATCCAACCGTTTTATTCTGATAATCTACGTCTGTTAAGTTCTTATACAGAATGGCTGACCGTATTAAGCGAGTAGCCTGTTCAGTGTACGTACTGTCCGTAACTGTATTAGTGATGGTAGTATCTTCAAACACACGCTTAACAGCTTTGGTCTTATATTCGATTCGATAAGGGGATGTTATATCTTGTTTAAATTGCAAGGTGAACCCTGACTTACTCACGTCTGACGCTGCAACTACAGTGTAATCAAGATCCTTTGTCAACAGATTGCCTAACGTTGCTGTACCTGCTGAATCCAGTTGCACCGTATATACTTTTATCGAATCGGCTACTAACGCTTGAGAATCATTAAACAAATCCTTTAGTACAGCATTTCCTTGCGGAATCGTTTTTTTATTATAGTTATATTCGATTGCCCAGGAAATGATTTGATTGCTCCAGTCATATCCGCTAGAGTACTTGTTCAAGCTTCCTCCTCGTTCTACTTGAACAGTAGCAGAGGAACTTGCAGGAACTTGCCCATCTCCTGTAAAAGTCGCTGTATTCGTGAAGCTTAGCTGATGCTCGTCAGTAATAGCTGTGGAGTATTCAATACGGTAAGCACTGGAAATCGCAGGATCAGTGAAACGAACATTTAACGATCCTTCAGTAAACTCTGAAGAATATTTACTGGTATCGAGTAGTGCACCTTGCGTTACCGAACCGTCCAACTGGATACTCAGTTGATACACACTCACAGTGACCGGAGTGCTTAGTGACAAACCTGTTGGTATAGGATCAGTTACGACTGCATTCCCAACAGTTTTTAATGATTTATTTACGTCAACCGACCATAAAATATAGTCAGCATTAAAACCCTGAGGAATCCCCCTCTTCTCAATGGTGGATCCTACACTCGGTTTAAAATTCACAGTAACCGTCTGAACACCACCGCTCACCGGAAATAAAATTTGCTGAACAGTACTTCCTGAGATTTTTTGTTTATCAAACTTAGTATTGATCCGAAGCGTTCCTTGCACGTCATCATGCGTTTCTATGTAGTCGTTAAAGCTCATTGTTACTTGGTGTGATAACTGCTCAACTGTAAAAGTTCCTACATCTCCATCCTCTGATACCAATGAACCGTTAATATCATTAAAAAGCTGAAACTGCTCTGGAAGCTGAAAGGTAAAGGTGTCACCTTGCTTGTACGGATGTGCTTTAGGAAGAGACCACGTATAATCTAATGTTACATTAGCATCTTGCTCATAAACGCTATCCGTGACCGTCTGCCCGTCTGCACCATATACAGCCATTGAGACAATAGTGATGATATTCCGTTCCTGATCGATTGCTGCTGCTTTTACTTGTGGAGCGAAACCGATGCCATAGGCATATTGCGCTACAAGCATCAGAATAACGAGCATCACACTTATTCTTTTTTTTAACATAACCCTAAAGCCTCCAATTCCTTTTCCAATTTGATTTTTCTGTGTTTGTATCCCCTCTTGAAGCGTAATCTCTGCCATTCCTCATGCTCGAATGCTTCTTATGTAATTCCGCGCCCCTCGCCCCATCTTATGTTAAAATAATGAAAAGCCCTTCTTTTGTGGCTTATTTGACAGAACGCATACATATATAACCATTTTATGGATGTTCAGAAACAGAAAATCTCAAAAATTTACATAATTATTTTTTGAAGTATTTTTCCGTACGAAGGAGGTTGAGTCATGCATCTTTCATCTTATTTTGATCGACAGCGCACGGAGGATTTCATTATGTTCTCCCCTTCACATTGGATTGCTCTGTCTATCATTGCATTGCTGTGTCTACTGTTTTACGGTTTAAGATTCGAAATTCGCACGGATATGAGACTTCGGCAAAGTATGCGCTTGCTGCTAATTATTATTCTGATGTTCTCAGAGGCGGGACTTCAAATATGGTACCTCACTCAGAACGTATGGCAATCCAGCAGCTCACTCCCGCTCGAACTATGCGGAATTACATTACTACTATCCATTATCATGCTGATAACTCGTAGCCGAACACTTTACTCCTTTCTGTATTTTGCTGGGATTGGTGGAGCATTCATTGCTTTACTCACACCGAATCTGGTCTATCCGTTCCCTCATTTCCGATTTCTACTGTTCTTTATAGCTCATGGTGGTATTATTCTTGCTTCTCTTTATATGACCTGGATTG contains the following coding sequences:
- a CDS encoding HAMP domain-containing sensor histidine kinase, producing MNLKRFDTLSWKIVGFSLTSLALTAAILLVGYYGTSLLLWLNPSRSFWGVKLIRWVINNIGSTPIVILIGLPLFIVFILKLSRNTTSNLHNITNGVQAIADGNLSFKVPVTGTDELGKLAENMNLMAGKLKSALEEERAAAKAKNDLITGVSHDLRTPLTSVLGFLEYVEKDRYKNEVELRYYVNIAYEKSLTLKKLIDDLFEYTRVSSSGLPLNIEPVDLGKLLEQLVEEFAPVLEQADMTYRIHTDKVPLIIHGDADELVRLYENLFTNAVRYGKEGKILDISVYRKDNRVIATCTNYGNPIPTADLPHLFKRFYRVDKSRSRETGGSGLGLAIAKNITELHGGTISAKSSRKQTEFETSFPASE
- the ribD gene encoding bifunctional diaminohydroxyphosphoribosylaminopyrimidine deaminase/5-amino-6-(5-phosphoribosylamino)uracil reductase RibD, whose translation is MDNMNDEFYMSLALDMAERAQGQTGINPVVGCVVVKNGAMIGLGTHLQRGTGHAEVHALNMAAGQAQGSTAYVTLEPCSHYGKTPPCSQRLIDEGVARVVVACEDPNPQVAGRGVQMLREHGIEVEVGLLRDRALRLNERFIKYILTKQPFVTLKSASTLDGNLATKSGDSKWISNGEAREIVHTLRHRHQGIMVGVNTVIADNPSLTTRTEVPGINPTRIVIDSGLRIPLDSAVVSDSLAPTIIVTTEAADPAKRAALLEAGVQIIVSGPGPRVDLKAAMVTLGEMEIGSILLEGGGTLNGAMLESGLVDRVILFFAPKIVGGGAEAKGTFVFPGVELMKDAISLEGLEVKVLGDNVCISGTPVR
- a CDS encoding segregation/condensation protein A, whose amino-acid sequence is MTVLYKLETFEGPLDLLLHLIDKAEIDIQDIPVAEITEQYMEYLRSMQELELDITSEFLVMAATLLSIKSKLLLPKPPVIEIDDFEYYEEDEFDPRAELVQRLIEYRKFKSIAVHLMDMESERSLIFTKEPEDLGPFVPEEIDQTLKGLHTSDLIAAFRKALSKAARRSSYQRITRDEISVKDRIRDVSDALQRRGKGGRLHFSALLHDEMARHEIVVTFLAILELMKMKAIFCYQEKLFEDIVMEWRGGEHFNGLQNAEIDY
- the ribE gene encoding 6,7-dimethyl-8-ribityllumazine synthase → MPKYLEGHLVSEGLKYGVVVGRFNEFITSKLLSGALDAFKRHGVGDDEVDVAWVPGVFEIPLIAQKMAESGKYDAVITLGTVIRGSTTHYDYVCNEVAKGVAAINLKTGVPTIFGVVTTENIEQAIERSGTKAGNKGWDAATAAIEMANLNKLFK
- a CDS encoding bifunctional 3,4-dihydroxy-2-butanone-4-phosphate synthase/GTP cyclohydrolase II, producing MSEQSKKDSVLDPIEEAIYDLMRGKVIIVVDDEDRENEGDFIALAERATPEVINFMITEGRGLVCMPITAERAEELELQAMVSHNTDNHGTAFTVSVDHIDTTTGISAGERSLTVKAMIDPKAKPSDFRRPGHMFPLIAKKGGVLRRSGHTEAAVDLARMCGAYPASVICEIIKEDGSMARLPDLVEIAKKHDLKLISIKDLIHYRNEKEQLVNREVSVRLPTDFGDFQTIAYTNEVDDKEHVALVKGDISGDEPVLVRVHSECLTGDVFHSHRCDCGPQFEAALRQIEAAGRGVLLYMRQEGRGIGLINKLKAYKLQEEGLDTVDANLKLGFPADLRDYGIGAQILKDLGISQIRLLTNNPRKIKGLEGYGLEVVERVPIQMPENKDNTNYLHTKQAKLGHLLSFDDIEQNEDSKV
- the scpB gene encoding SMC-Scp complex subunit ScpB, which encodes MDYKTLKSIIEGLLFLSGDEGISVRQVAEITEQRPELAAGALEELKEDYVTQERGLQVVQIAGNYRLATLPEHAHYFERLAYSPSRSTLSQAALETLAIVAYRQPITRVEIEEIRGVKSERAIHTLNNKDLIHEVGRAEAVGRPILYGTTKSFLESFGLASLNELPEPSNFESTDNLEEETQLLFNKLDTQMTFEDIEQP
- a CDS encoding riboflavin synthase; translated protein: MFTGLVEEVGTLRSVSTGGEMMVLNIAASVIMDDLKIGDSVSVNGVCLTATTLGENYFTVDVMPQTYRNSNLKELRPGSRMNLERAMAAGGRFGGHIVQGHVDGTGVIKSVKRDQNAVVYEIAPDRKSLFKYIIPKGSVTIDGISLTVVKTTASSLTVSIIPHTLGETVLTYKRAGDSVNIESDVLGKYVDHLLHYGSAAQDEESDSSSGISRDFLTANGFF
- a CDS encoding response regulator transcription factor, with amino-acid sequence MHNATLLLVDDEAEIIKLMQIYLENEGYRLLTAHDGLEALEIIKKETIDLMVLDIMMPNMDGIETCIKIRETQKFPIIMLSAKGQELDKITGLSVGADDYVTKPFSPLELVARIKSQLRRTRNYMVELSAKQDEIIIDGLVINSVTHEVSVDDQAVKLTPREFAILELLARNKGQVLSMEQIYAKVWKEQFLESNNTLMVHIRKIREKIEANPRKPQYLKTVWGVGYKLEKGGPSS
- the mscL gene encoding large-conductance mechanosensitive channel protein MscL encodes the protein MWKEFKAFALKGNVLDLAIAVVIGAAFGKIVTSLVADIITPIVGLITGGIDLKDRALSVMVMHNELIIPYGQFLQAVVDFFIISFSIFMVIKLSNKFQRKEAVKVEVVETPAPAEDIVLLTEIRDLLKQQERGL